CGGGTAACTCTGACCTTTCCTAAACGTTCTGTGCAAATGCCTGTCACTTATCGGCTGGCCAAAGACTTTAATGTTGCCGCTAATATTATCCGCGCTCAAGTTGCCCCTAATCAGATTGGCAAGCTCGTTGTGGAGTTGTCTGGGGATATTGATCAGTTGGATGCAGCCATTGACTGGATGCGATCGCAAGACATTGGCGTTTCCTTAGCAAGTCGAGAACTGCTGATTGACGAAGATGTTTGTGTGCATTGTGGTCTCTGCACTGGCATTTGTCCCACCGAAGCCTTGACCCTCGATCCGCAATCTTTCCGACTTACTTTCACTCGATCGCGCTGCATTGTTTGCGAGCAGTGCATTCCAACGTGCCCAGTTCAAGCGATCTCAACTAATCTGTAAACTAAATGGATGGCAATAAATCGCGTGAATGGCATTGCTGAAAAAACTTCCTTGGCTCTCTCTAGCACTTTTAGTAGTTGCCTACTGTACATGGGGCTGGTTCCTTTACCCATCCCGCAGTTCGGGGTTTGATTGGTTGTTTGCCGCTGCCTTCGCCATCATTGTGGCAGGATTATTGACCGCGCCTGAAAAAAGCCTGCGATCGCGATTTTTCACTTGGTCTGTTTCTAGCATTGGTAGATTTATCCTAGTGCTTTGCGGCTCTGCGCTAACAGCCGTAGTTCTCTACATGGCTAATGTTTTTGTTCATATTTTAGTTACAATTTCTGCTTGTATGTTGGCAAGGCTAGACTTACAAACTGCCGGATTCAAGCAGTTAACCGCCTTCTGGGTCTTATCAGCATTTTCTCTAGTTGGCTTGGGACTGGGCTGGACCTTTCACTATTTCGCGTAAAGTCAAGCAATAGAGCAAGAAAAAAGCAGCCCTTGTAGGCTGCTGGTGTGGTGTGTGAGGAGTAGTTAGCTCCAGATTAAGGGAGTTCGATGGCAACTGCAATTCAGTTACAGTTTTCGATACAATCGCCTGAAACGCCCACAGCTTAAACTTTTCAAAAATTTTGCCTCACAAAACTCTCTCCAGTCACCGGATGGACAATGTAGAAAGCGTCACACGGTACCCCAAGATTAGAGTTGAATTTAACGACACTATGAAAAGCGCTTAACTGTCCTCTTGCCCTACAGCATTCTACGCAGTGGGGCAATTTTGTTTTTAAAGTAGATTGTCAGGTTCCTAGCTGAACCAGATCACACATGAGATAAACTCAGGGGAGTCTGGCATGCGATCGCATGTCACTGAGTTGACAGAGGAGTGAGGTCAATGAAAAGCAGCCTGGATCGAGGCTTAGCGACTCCCAGCATCATTTACACTCCGCTTGTTCGCTGGAGCATCATCAGCCTACTAACGGCTAGCTCAGTCGGTCCCTTCGCATGGATGGCTGAAGCTCAAGAAGCTGCCAACCAAACGCCAACTGGCAGTACATTAACTAGATCTCCAGGGAGCTTGATTAATCGAGCCACCTTAAAACTAGGCACTCAAGGTCGAGACGTTTCTGAGCTACAGGCAACTTTAAGGTTATTGGGCTTCTACGCTGGGGCAGTAGACGGCTTTTATCGCGAAAGTACTGCGATCGCGGTCTCTCGCTTTCAAACAGCAGCAGGGCTTCCTGCGGATGGCATTGTTGGGCCTGCCACCTGGGATCAACTCTTTCCACCAACCGCTAACCTACGTTCGTCTACCATCAACACTATCTCTGCGGCCAATCTTTCCCCTACTACCAACTCTGCTGCGGCCTTTCCCACTCCTAATATCACTAATTCCAGCAACCCAAATCCTGATCGCTCCCCAGCTCTAGCTACTACCAGTCTCAGCAACGCGAAACCCAGTAGCGACTTAGCAGGTAGTAATAGTTCTGCAAGGTCAGTTGTCCCTTCGATCTCCACTGAACCTGAAGCCTCTACGGTAGAGTTACCAGTTTTAAGATTAGGCATGCAAGGCTCCGCAGTTTCTAGACTGCAAGAGCGCTTACAAGCCGCCGGATTTTTTCAAGGAGCCATAGATGGTGCCTTTGGACCAGAAACCCAAAGTGCAGTTCAAGCAGCTCAGCGCCAGTACCAGTTAGAAGCAGATGGTATCGTTGGGCCTGCAACTTGGAGTGCCTTGCTGCGTTAGCTAGTTTTTACTCAAAAGAAACTTGAGCTTTGAAGAAGTAGGGTAACTTTTGTTTCCTACTCTTTCAGCGATCGCGCTATAAAAATCTTCTTTAAAAAGTTAAATAAGCAAGTCAGCCTGGAGGTAGAGCAAATAATCCACTCTTCCGATAGAACTGTTTGTTATTGCAAACCAAGTATCTTTTGTATACAGAGCTCACGTAGAGCTAGTACAAAATACAGACTCAAAAACTTTAGAAGTCATTGTTGAAATCTACTGATTTTAGAGTTCACCCATTAGGTTCTAGTAGTCTCTAGCGATTCAAATATTTCTTTGCTCTTTTTTCTAAAAACCTTTTTTTTGAAAGCGTTCTGGCAATAAAAATGTACAACAGAGATAACCGCGAAACCCACAATTCAGAAGTTCGTCAAGAGACTTATCAAGACGCTCAAGGAAATACTCATACTCGTGTCACTCGCAACGCTGACACCGTTAATACCCGTACACCCACGACAGACGAGGTGTCTTATCGCGATGGCTACGTAAGCGGTCAGGTCACCGAACGGGAATTGCGAGACGGAAATCAGATTGCTCGTGATAACGACAATGCAGCTCGTGGGCTCCTGATCGGCATTATTCTGACCTCTTTGTTGGGCTTAGTTCTTGGCACACTATTTTTCTTGAATCGACGCGAAACTCCTGCGCCTGTAGCACCCATTATTGTGCCGAATCGCTCAGTTGCTCCAGCAGCCAAGCCATCGCCTAGCCCGGTGACCAAAACCGAAACTCGAATCATTGAGCGAGACAGAGTGGTACCTGTTCCTCAGCCACAGGCTCCAGCACCTCAAGCACCTGCTCCCGCTCCCGCTCCAGCACCTACGGTGAACGTAGCACCCGCTCCCGCTCCTGACGTAAACATTACAGTACCCAGCAATCCTGCGCCTGCGCCTACTCAGCCTCAAACTGGAAATGACGCAACATCTACTCAGGGCAGCAGTGGCAGTACAACTGATACCGCACCTAGCACCAACGATCTGAATACGGGAGATCAGTCAGATACTGCACCAACTACAGAGGGCACAAGTACAACTGGCAATGACACAACTAACACTGGTGGCACCTCTGGAACCACTGGCCGTTAAATAGCAAAGCTGAGTTTCAGCGACTAAATTAGTCAATTTTCCGTGGGTCTAGTGAATACTTACTAGACCCACGATTATTTTTGAAGGTAATAATTATTCGGAGTGAGACCCAACGGCTTCGGCTTGATAACGAATGTTAGCTTGTTTCAATCGTTGCAAGGCTTCACCTAGGCGATCGCAATCTGCAATTAAGCTAATGCGAACATATCCTTCGCCGCCAGGACCAAAGGCATTACCTGGGGTCACAACCACACCTGTTTGTTGCAGTACCGACAGAGCAAAGTCAGTAGAGTTTTGCCCTGGTGGACAAGGTACCCAGAGATACATGGTGGCGCGAGTCTTCGGAATGCTCCAACCCAGCTCTTCCAATCCTTGGATCAAGAAATCTCGACGGGTGCGGTAGCGAGCTTGAACTTCGTGCAAGTAAACATCGGGCAGTTGCAAGGCAGTTTCAGCCGCAGATTGTAAGGCCGCAAAGATGCCGTAATCCAGATTGGTTTTTAGCGTTCGCAGTCCTTGAATAATGTGGCGATTGCCCACCACAAAACCAACCCGCCAACCCGCCATATTATAGGTTTTGGACATGGTGTGGAACTCTACCCCAATGTCCTTAGCCCCCGGAATCTCTAGCAAACTGGTGGGCTGATAACCATCAAAGGCGAGTTCCGCATAGCAAAGATCATGGATCAGCAGAATTTCATGCTTGCGGGCGAAAGCGACAATGTCTTCAAAGAACTCACGGGGGGCTGTGGCCGCTGTTGGATTACTGGGGTAGTTGAAGTAAAGGATTTTGGCTTGCTTGGCTACATCATCGGGAATCGCAGCCAAATCGATCAGCCAATCATTTTCTGGCTTCAAGATCAGGTTGTGAATCTTACCCCCAGCAATGAGCGGTCCCCGGAAATGAGCTGGATAAGCCGGGCTGGGAACTAAAACAACATCACCGGGATTGACATAGGCGATCGCTAAGTGAGTCAACCCTTCTTTGGACCCCAGCAACGGCAAAGCTTCTCCGTCGGGGTCAAGGCTAACACCATAACGACGGTGGTACCAGCTGGTGATGGCGCGGCGGAAACTGGCAGTGCCTTCAAAAGGAGGATAACCATGATTGGCTGGGTCCTGTAGAGCCGCGATCGCTGCATCCACGACAGGTTGAGGTGTAGGGCCATCTGGGTTGCCCATTCCCAAATCAATCAAGTCCAGACCCTGTTCGCGAGCACGAGCTTTCAACTCATCTAAGCGGGCAAATACATAGGGAGGGAGCGCACGCAGACGTTCGGCAGGGGTAATCCAATCCAGTTCCATTCCTTACACCTCGTTGCTGGTTGCCTGAGTCAGAGTGGTACGACTGACTTCAACCGGAGCCATTGTCGAAACCATAGCTGCCATGAGTTGTGCAGGCACAACCGAGAATGGCAGACGGTGAATGTCCGAGCCTTGAGCACAGGCTACTTCAGCAGCATGTTGTAAATCTGCCAGCGAAATCTGCTCTAAACCCAGATCTCCTAAGGTTTGGGGTAAACCGATTTCAGCATAGAACTTTAAGAGCTGCTGTCGTGCTGTCGCTGCTAGTTGATTTCCTTGCAGCATTTCTTCTAGGCGCAGTTGGACCAGAATGCCATAAGCTACCTTCTCGCCATGCAAAGCATCGTGGCTAGCCAACAGATGCGTGAGGCCATTATGCACCGCATGAGCAGCAACTGTACGGCATTGGGCTCCACCCAAACCGCCAATCACTCCTGCCAACAACACGGAAGCATCTACTACTTCCCGCCAAGCGTCACCCCCTGGTTCTTGCAAAGCGGCCACAGACTTTTGAAACAGAATGTCGCGCAAAACGCGGGCTTGCTGGACTGCGGCAATCAGTAAGGTTTGCTCAGAGTGACCGCTGCTGACGGAAGCTTCATACCATTTCGCCAAGGCATCGCCAATACCTGCGACCAAAGTTCGCTGATCAGCCGTCCGAATCAAGCTATAGTCAAGCACCAACAAATCTGGACAGCGGGGCAAACCCACGTCGTACAGAAAGGCTCCTTGATCGGAATAGATATTGGAGAGGGCTGTCCAAGCCGCACAAGTGGCTGCTGAAGTGGGCACAGTCACAATCGGCAACTGGGACTGATGAGCAATCAATTTAGCCGCATCTAAAGCTTTACCACCACCAACACCAATGATCACATCGGCTTGGTGAGTCGCAACTGCTTCTCGGAGTGTTGCCAATCCTGCCTCGCTGCAATCTAAACCATAGGCAGCTTGAGCGAATGATAATTTTTCCTGTTGTAACACAGGTTCCAGCCAAGGTCGCACCACCGCTAAGGTGCGATCGCCCCCTACAATTAAAGGCCGCTGTCCTAAGCGACCAATTGCCTCCCCTACCTGGGCCAACGCTTGCTCGCCTCGGATCACTTGAGCGGGCGCGACCATCAGCGAGAGCAGTGCAGTCGTGGTTTTAGTTTGGGTTGATGATGAATCCGGCAGAGAGGGATGAGGCATAGGGCACGATCGCGAGGTCGTTGACATTTACGTAGGGTAAGGACAACTTTACTACTATTTCCAGGTTAGTTTGCACTGAAACTAAGGCGTAAAGATCACCCAGTTTCTAACTAACCGATGGAAGTTTTAGGATGGGCGAGATGCGGTCTCTAGCTGAGGCAAACGAGCAAAATTTTGGTCATAGATCGTTACCGCCAAATTGGTGTCATCTCGCGATGCCAGCGATCGCTTGACTTCACCTAAATAGAGAGGCACCGATTGCCCCGCTTCTGGGTGAATAATGGTTCGCGCCCGAATCGTGAGTTTCTCGTCTGCTCCTCCCAAGCGACCAAAGGAGAACAAATCGGAAGCTGCCTGGCGCAGAGTGGCATCTAACTCAGATTGCTTGATCTTGGGTGAAACCGAAATAACAGCCTGACTGGCTCCAGAGTCATAGATGAGTGAGAAAGGAGCGGCACCCGGGATGATGGTATGGGTCAGAGGCACCAAACCGAGAGCAAAAAAGCCAACGGTTAAAACCCCCATAAAGCCTGTGACTCCTACAAAGCGGAACCGCACGCCCCACTGGAACACAAACATTAAAACGGTTAAAGCAGCGCAAACTAAGGTCAGAATGCCTGACCACTTAGTAGCAATTAAAAAATCAGCAGTTGTAGGCATGACGGTGGCAAACTAAGACTAACGACAGATCAATAAAGCTGAGGCAATTCCTCGGTTATTCGTTGCTGACAAAGCCCGCAGGCTGAGACGCTTCAGAGTGCTCTAAGGCTGCCTTCAAGGTATGCCAGGAAAGATTGGCACATTTAATCCGCACAGGAAACTGAGAAACCCCTTGCATTACGTTTAACTTCCGCAATTCTTGGGGGAACTCTGCTTCTCCTTTCATCATGGTTTGGAAGCGTTGCACCATTTCTAGCGCTTCGGCAACAGTGCGACCTCGCAAGGCCTCAGCCATCAGATCTGTAGAGGCGATCGCGATCGCGCAGCCTTCCCCTTCAAATTTGACATCTTCAATCCGGTCGCTGTTCTCGTTGAGTTGCAGGGTCAGTTCGATCGTGTCACCACAAGAGGGATTATGGCCTTTTTGATAGCGATGGACTGGAGAGGTTGTACCCTTGTTACGAGGTTTTTTATAACGCTCCAGAATCACTTGTTGATATAGATCACGTAAGTTGCCCAGAGTCATGATGGGTTGATGATGTGTGTCTCCGTCTATTCTCGATCCTATCAGGGTCTTCCAGCTTGATAGGGGTGCGATCGCATTATTACCTAGAGAATTTCCAGCATATCAACTGCTAGCTCGATCCGCGATCGGTTTGCCGTAGCGCTCAGACCAGAAATTCTGAATCAATTTCCAGGCAAAACCTTGCCAGCTTTTGATAATTGGCGTTGATGCTGCGGATGAGGACTAAGTTGGCGAGCGCGGCAATGATATTGCTGAGTTAGCAGGGTGGTGATGACAGCAGCAGACACAGGTTTAGAGAACAGGTAACCCTGCCCGTACTCACATCCCATCTGGTTTAGTTGAGTATGTTGAACTGCCGTTTCTACGCCCTCGGCAATTACTTGCATCCCCAAATTGTGGGCTAGCGTGATGATCGTCTGAACAATTGCTGAATTCTTACTATTCGTGTCTATCGTGGTGATAAAAGAGCGATCGATTTTGAGGACATCAATCGGAAAGCGGTGTAAATAGCTCAAAGATGAATATCCAGTGCCAAAATCATCCATGTATAGCTGAATATTCAGAGTTTTCAGGGCTAGTAGCATAGCGATCGCAGGTTCCGAATTTTCCATCAACACAGTTTCAGTAATTTCCAGTTTCAAGCTCCCAGGCGCTAGCTGGGTGGTCTGCAAAATTTGACTAACTTGGGTCATCAAATCCGTCTGGGAGAACTGCCGCCCCGAAATATTGACACTGATCGTCAGGGGTTGGCAGAAGGGAAAGCGTACTTGCCAGTTCGCTACCTGTTGGCAAGCTTCCTGCAACACCCAATGCCCCAGTGGCACAATCAAGCCTGTTTCTTCAGCAACTGCAATAAACTCCGTCGGAGCAACCAAGCCGCGCTGAGGATGGTGCCAACGCACTAAAGCTTCAAACCCCACAATTGCACCTGTGGCTAAGACCACAATGGGTTGATAACGAACCTGAAACTCTTGGCGATCGATGGCTCGTCGCAGATCCGTCTCCAGTTGCAATCGCTCCACCGCGTGAGCATGCATACTCAGGTTAAAGACTTCATAACAAGCCTTCCCTACAGCTTTGGCGCGATACAAAGCGATATCAGCATCTCGCAACAAATTTTCTGGTTGAACGTAGCTGCGGGTATATAGCGCAATCCCGATACTAGCTGTGGTGAACACTTCGTAGCCGTTGAGGTTGAAGGGTAGGGTCAGAGCCTGCTTGATGCGCTCAGCAATTTGGGTGGCACCGCTTAAATCTGAAATGTCTTCTAGTAAGACGGCAAACTCATCCCCGCCTAGCCGCGCCACTGTATCGCCTAACTTTAGGCAGGCTTCTAGACGGCGAGCAATCGCAACTAACAGTTGATCCCCAACTAAGTGCCCCAAGCTATCGTTAATTAGTTTGAAGCGATCTAAATCGATAAATAAGACTGCAAACAAATCCCCTGTGGAACGCTTGGCCCGCTGCATGGCATGTTCTAAGCGATCCATAAACAAAGTTCGATTGGGTAGATGCGTCAGTGCATCATGTATCGCGCTGTGCAACAACTGTTCTTCTGCCCACTTGCGCTCCGTTACATCCTGAGCCAGCGAGGCAATGCCAATCAGGTTACCGTTTTGATCAATCAGAGGTGTGTTGTACCACTCACAGAAAATAGTTCTGCCGTCTTTCGTCTGGTTGGCATTGGTGCTCCGCATGCCTCCTCTTTGGGCCAAGAGTTCTACCCAAACCTGCTTGACCTGCTCTCTGGCGGTGTGGGGCACAATTAACTCTAAAGCGTGACAGCCTACCACCTCGCTTTGGGCATAACCAAAAATCTTTTCTGCGGCTGGGTTCCAGTCCACCACTTCAAAATCTAGGTTCCACTCAATGACAGCTAGGGGAGTTTGCTGCACATGGAGTGAGAGCTTTTGCTTGGATTGCTTCAGTTCGGCATCCAGGCGATCGCGCTCTGTTAGGTCTCGAATTGCCAAGACAGCATTAGTTCCCTGACCCTTAAATTGGATGCAAGTGGCATAAATCTCTAAAACCTGCCTGGTTTCAGCCTGTTGAAATTCATAAATGCCAGTCACATTCAGTCGTTCGTGTAACACTCGATTGACTGGGTGTTCCTCCGGCGTAAGTGGTTGATTCTGTTGCTCTAGG
This DNA window, taken from Trichocoleus sp. FACHB-46, encodes the following:
- a CDS encoding aspartate aminotransferase, whose product is MELDWITPAERLRALPPYVFARLDELKARAREQGLDLIDLGMGNPDGPTPQPVVDAAIAALQDPANHGYPPFEGTASFRRAITSWYHRRYGVSLDPDGEALPLLGSKEGLTHLAIAYVNPGDVVLVPSPAYPAHFRGPLIAGGKIHNLILKPENDWLIDLAAIPDDVAKQAKILYFNYPSNPTAATAPREFFEDIVAFARKHEILLIHDLCYAELAFDGYQPTSLLEIPGAKDIGVEFHTMSKTYNMAGWRVGFVVGNRHIIQGLRTLKTNLDYGIFAALQSAAETALQLPDVYLHEVQARYRTRRDFLIQGLEELGWSIPKTRATMYLWVPCPPGQNSTDFALSVLQQTGVVVTPGNAFGPGGEGYVRISLIADCDRLGEALQRLKQANIRYQAEAVGSHSE
- a CDS encoding Ycf51 family protein — translated: MPTTADFLIATKWSGILTLVCAALTVLMFVFQWGVRFRFVGVTGFMGVLTVGFFALGLVPLTHTIIPGAAPFSLIYDSGASQAVISVSPKIKQSELDATLRQAASDLFSFGRLGGADEKLTIRARTIIHPEAGQSVPLYLGEVKRSLASRDDTNLAVTIYDQNFARLPQLETASRPS
- a CDS encoding bifunctional diguanylate cyclase/phosphodiesterase; the encoded protein is MLGDPTILLNQLRSTLGKMEVALGAIVDSIVWTDEDGRIQWSNTTFDRLVNRQRFEVLGTPLLDLLCLEQQNQPLTPEEHPVNRVLHERLNVTGIYEFQQAETRQVLEIYATCIQFKGQGTNAVLAIRDLTERDRLDAELKQSKQKLSLHVQQTPLAVIEWNLDFEVVDWNPAAEKIFGYAQSEVVGCHALELIVPHTAREQVKQVWVELLAQRGGMRSTNANQTKDGRTIFCEWYNTPLIDQNGNLIGIASLAQDVTERKWAEEQLLHSAIHDALTHLPNRTLFMDRLEHAMQRAKRSTGDLFAVLFIDLDRFKLINDSLGHLVGDQLLVAIARRLEACLKLGDTVARLGGDEFAVLLEDISDLSGATQIAERIKQALTLPFNLNGYEVFTTASIGIALYTRSYVQPENLLRDADIALYRAKAVGKACYEVFNLSMHAHAVERLQLETDLRRAIDRQEFQVRYQPIVVLATGAIVGFEALVRWHHPQRGLVAPTEFIAVAEETGLIVPLGHWVLQEACQQVANWQVRFPFCQPLTISVNISGRQFSQTDLMTQVSQILQTTQLAPGSLKLEITETVLMENSEPAIAMLLALKTLNIQLYMDDFGTGYSSLSYLHRFPIDVLKIDRSFITTIDTNSKNSAIVQTIITLAHNLGMQVIAEGVETAVQHTQLNQMGCEYGQGYLFSKPVSAAVITTLLTQQYHCRARQLSPHPQHQRQLSKAGKVLPGN
- a CDS encoding iron-containing alcohol dehydrogenase family protein, with the protein product MPHPSLPDSSSTQTKTTTALLSLMVAPAQVIRGEQALAQVGEAIGRLGQRPLIVGGDRTLAVVRPWLEPVLQQEKLSFAQAAYGLDCSEAGLATLREAVATHQADVIIGVGGGKALDAAKLIAHQSQLPIVTVPTSAATCAAWTALSNIYSDQGAFLYDVGLPRCPDLLVLDYSLIRTADQRTLVAGIGDALAKWYEASVSSGHSEQTLLIAAVQQARVLRDILFQKSVAALQEPGGDAWREVVDASVLLAGVIGGLGGAQCRTVAAHAVHNGLTHLLASHDALHGEKVAYGILVQLRLEEMLQGNQLAATARQQLLKFYAEIGLPQTLGDLGLEQISLADLQHAAEVACAQGSDIHRLPFSVVPAQLMAAMVSTMAPVEVSRTTLTQATSNEV
- a CDS encoding NIL domain-containing protein is translated as MKKRVTLTFPKRSVQMPVTYRLAKDFNVAANIIRAQVAPNQIGKLVVELSGDIDQLDAAIDWMRSQDIGVSLASRELLIDEDVCVHCGLCTGICPTEALTLDPQSFRLTFTRSRCIVCEQCIPTCPVQAISTNL
- a CDS encoding peptidoglycan-binding protein; its protein translation is MKSSLDRGLATPSIIYTPLVRWSIISLLTASSVGPFAWMAEAQEAANQTPTGSTLTRSPGSLINRATLKLGTQGRDVSELQATLRLLGFYAGAVDGFYRESTAIAVSRFQTAAGLPADGIVGPATWDQLFPPTANLRSSTINTISAANLSPTTNSAAAFPTPNITNSSNPNPDRSPALATTSLSNAKPSSDLAGSNSSARSVVPSISTEPEASTVELPVLRLGMQGSAVSRLQERLQAAGFFQGAIDGAFGPETQSAVQAAQRQYQLEADGIVGPATWSALLR
- the sufU gene encoding Fe-S cluster assembly sulfur transfer protein SufU translates to MTLGNLRDLYQQVILERYKKPRNKGTTSPVHRYQKGHNPSCGDTIELTLQLNENSDRIEDVKFEGEGCAIAIASTDLMAEALRGRTVAEALEMVQRFQTMMKGEAEFPQELRKLNVMQGVSQFPVRIKCANLSWHTLKAALEHSEASQPAGFVSNE